A region of the Euwallacea similis isolate ESF13 chromosome 10, ESF131.1, whole genome shotgun sequence genome:
TAGTCATTGACCCTTCATATAGTGTCGTTGCAGCGCTAAGAGGAGCTTAGTTCACAACTCAGCTCTGATTGGCTGGCGCGTGGAAAAGCAACTGCGCACCACTTAATCTGATGCTACTTTGTGATtagattaataaattattaattctcaTGAGAATTGTGAATGATGTGATTTAATATAATGTCTCTTTGCAATTATGTGTTACCGCGGATCGAGAAGTAGAAGTAGAAGAAGTTTGATGAGTTTCAGTTACGTTTATTTTCACTCTCACAGTGGAATTTGCCTACAAAATCAAGATTACATCCACAATTTTTTCTAGTTATTGCAGTGATAATTAGTACGGATGTTAAGATGATCAGAAGGAGAAATTTAACAGAAAGAAAGTGTTGATAACTATCAGTTTAGTGTGGCGTAGTTTTCTCAGGGACTTCTTTTGTGAGATGTAAATGACCTGAGATGATTTCACATAAGAAAATTTGGTGATCAGAAGATTTTCGGAATTCTAATTTTTGCACTAATTCGCTTTTTACCTTACGTTGGTCATCATTATAAATTCCTActcttatatttttaagttttctagACCACTGGACGAATTACCTAAACAAAAAGACCAAATCAGATGTCCCTTATGTGGGGTGCTCTTTAATAGAGAAGTCTATGCAGTCCATGAGTTTTTATGTCAAGGCAAGAACAAGAAGTCGAAATTTGGATGTATCAATTGCAGCTACACTGACTGCAATTTGAAGGAGTTGGAAGCGCACGTTTTAAAGGAACATGCCACGAAGTCATCATTCTCTTCCTCTTAAATTTGATGAAAGAAAGAACATGATGATGGAAAATGTCTCTCGAATTGAATAATTCGGGTGTTCCCTTTCgggataatttaattattattgattaaaaaatcattaattattgttatagGCGTTCCATTTAACCAGTttaaagtaaaacattttgtttggTGCAACACAAATACCGCTTGAAGCATCACGCTTCAAGGTCTCACATTATGTTAAATAAACTAAGTTTCTTTAATGTTCAGTTTCTAACTATTCCAACCGTCTAGTTATTTATGGCACCTCCATTTCATTATCTGTCTCAGCATACCGTCACAAATTCTCATTAAGGTTGAACTAACCTAACGATTCTCTATTGTAGCAAAGCCGATTGTGGGCTCCATCGTTCCCAAAGACATCAACACGCTCATCCAATCAAAAAAACGAATCGTAACAATAAAGGAGCTTTCAAAGTTCAAGGGTTCCAAATACACTTGTGAATGTGGTAAAGAGTTTAAGAGGAACCAATCGCTGAACAACCACAGGAACTTCGTGTGTGGTCAAGTGAAGCAGCGCTATTGTTCGGTGTGCAAGAAGTTCTTTTGGGCCCATCAGCAAGTCCAGGAGCACCAGAAGCATTGCCATTCTCAGTAATTCGTTGACTTTAAGATGTATTTAATGTGAAAACTCTGTAATATATGAAatgagtaatttaaaaaaagtttgaatttgTGACCCTATTAAAGGTCTCGCGTTTTGAGTGTAATCGAACTCTGTTAGGAGTTTTCTTACTAgttttgaatgattttaagAGGGACCCTCCTGATGCGATGGATCGCGCGGCCCTGAGTTTGTCGACTGAATTCCTTCTTTTCCATCTTTCCGATTGTTTTCCGCTGATGTTTTTACACTAAAACTCATCGATTGTCTCTTTCAGAAGCAGGTGGTTATCCCTGCCCCACATGCGATCGCTTCTACAAGCATCGCTCCTCTTTGTACAACCACTTAACCTATGAATGCGGTAAGGCTAAACGTTTCGAGTGCACCATTGCTTCTTGCAACTACAAGACAAAGAGGAAAGGCAGTTTAAGCAACCACATGGTGAAGGTACATCAGGTGCTCATGGCCGCAAATCgcagaaaatataaatattcgaATGTTACTTATTTCCGTTAATTTCTCAATTCATTCAAAGGTCTGAAGTGCGATCAACGGAAAGATCAGGGCGGTCCCATAGAAGTTAGGAGAGTGAAAACAGACAATATAAGATAACAGCAACATTAAGTTTAAGTAAAACTGTAATACACAACAAGCTGCCCGATTTGTAATTATTCCTGGTAAATTAACGTTATCCCCACCAGGagctatattttatttattattacattgcGTAGTTGTAATAAAACAACAGTTTTATTTCAGCCgcatgtgttttatttttgcatacaAGAGCATGTCTAACGTCTAACCTGCCACCAAAGAACTTCCCTCCATCACTAATCGATAATTACAGTTTTTAGGAACATGCAGTTCGCCCAGGACCTTAACGGCAGATTCATGTGTCCCAACTGCAACTCCTCTTACAAGCAAAAGGGGCATTTGGTCAGACACATTAAATACGAGTGCGGCGTGGAGCCCCAGTTTGAGTGCCAAGTGTGCTTCCGCAGATTCAGACATAAAAGCAATTTGAAGGCtcattacatatttttgcaCAAGGCCCGAGCTTGACGGTTGCTTTTGCAGGGAATTCTTGAAAAGTGCcttaatagaattttaatctatttttaaaaacataagtttAGTGTTAATAGTAAACAATGAGTACCTACATTCTGTTTAAATCGTTTGTAATAAAATGCATACATTTATCGATGAAGCGGTTTGTGTCTTTGCTCAGTCATTAGAGTAGAAATGATCTGGGATTAGTCACCATTAGCATGAGGGGTTGTGTTATCGTGGAAGTAATTCATCTGAGTGGGCTTACTTGAGCGACACGTACTTGAAAAAAACACCCAGGATCACAAACATTAACCACATGAAAAGAAAACCTCAGAAAACAATCACTTTAATCCGGAAGGTCGGGCATATAACACGTGTGTACAATGACCAGCTTTAAACTCAACTTTTTTCCCACCACATTTCCTCAACCAAAGCATGTCGCATGCCCCTTCTCAAGACTAACTAGAGctaatttgcttttttgtagattCATATCGCCACTCGTGCGGAAAGTGCCTGAAAAGCTACAAGTACAAGTGGAACCTGCTGCGCCATGTGAAGTACGAATGTGGTGTTGCTCCTCAGTTTACTTGCCGGCTCTGTAGCAAGGCTTTCACCCAGAAGAGCAGTCTAAAAAGTCACGTGGCTTATGTACACGGTTACCAATTGACCATAAAGTGAATAACTTGTAGTTGCCAAATATGTATTGTCGAACTTAGTGCCATATTACTCAGTTGTAGGTTGTAATCAAAACGTAAATATATTCGTTTTAAGCATTGGACGACTACTTTGAATTTATACCTAAAGGGGTTCTCACAGACACGAGATCAAACATACACCTTTCAAATTCTTTTCAGGCTTTCAATGCAAAAAGTGTTTCCGAGTGTtgaaattcaaacaaaatcTAAGTACCCATCAGAAAACCGATTGTCTAGCCAGTAAGAAGAGTCTCACCTGCGAGTATTGTGGGCGGAAGTTCAATGGTGCAGGTTTTCTGCGACGACACCAGGCCACGCTATGCGCGAAGAACTATTGATCATATATACATATCTGAATAATTAAACTTCTTACCGAAAtaactacatttttttgtgtgtttgCCACCCTTCTTATCAATCAGATGTTTCGACGTTAATAACTTAGACGGTGCTACCACGACGTTCCCTCCGTTGAGAGAGGTTTTGGACCCTGGTTTTTGAATTCCCGGTGACTTTCTCAGCCAAATAATATCGGTGGAAATTCACAAATTGATCAATGTTCTGCTCTGATTTCGTCGTTTcgatagaaattattttctgggGCGGCCACCAGAAGTTTGGAAAACCGGACCTTAAGCGAATTGTGATGGACATTGTGGCAAGTGTAAATTTAAGCAATATTAGTTTAAATAACTGTCAGTTAGGTTGCGATTCGGAGTTTCTTAATGGCTAAAGAGCCAAAACAACATACATATTGCAATACGCGACATTGTACAACACAACCGAGAAAGCGGTAGAAAGACTTTAGACATTGTCAAGCGACACAATCACATCGTTTGGACATGCCAGGAGGGGTTTAGTTGAACCTTCACTTACCTTCTTTGCAACAGGATAAAAAACCAATTCCGGATCGTCAGAATTTGTCAGAAATATGAGCAAAGAGCACTTTCTCGCGCGCATATTCCTGACAGACCGGAAACGGTTCTACTAGAAATGACCCCTTATTGCTGATTCTATCTAtgacaataaatcaattacAGGTATATATGTGTGTCATTGCGGTAAGAGCTACAAATACCCCGGTGGGTTGAAGGAGCACCAAAAATGGTCTTGCGGAGAAGGAAAGAAATGGTCCTGCGATCAATGCTCTTACATCGCCAGATGGAAATCCGACCTAACGAAACATATGAAAAGGAGACATAAAACATGTTACGATACAAgtagtttttagttttacataaaaattgggAAGATGGACAAAGAGTTGATACCATTatagttaataataaatatttaaaactcaCCTGGAGTTatgttgttttgaaatatacagggtgtccaattATTGAAGGTGCATAAACCAATTCAGAAGTGCTATAAATGCGACATTTTCCCTTATACAATACAGGATGATatgaatttccattttatataaatattactaAAGCAAAATCCTAACATGCGTATTTTTCATGTCAAGATTTGACTAAATCTCCCACTAAAGTTTTCAAGTAACATTAAAAACCTTATGTGACTTATACACCTTCTCTGCTTATGTGCCCCTTCTATGCGCATCACAATTCAGGCCCTTGGAGTcttaattgattgattttgattCGCGTAGGAAATGGATCCTACGCCAATTCCATCCATCCAATTCCAATGGAAAATTTCGAGctggaaatggaaaatattgatGCATCTTGGCATCAACATGTGCTgcaatgatgatgatgatgatgctGATAGGAGCGCAGCCCAAAAAAACCTTCAGATCCATTTTGTTTTGGTGACGCCATTCCAATTTcctttaataactttaaaatgtttctttagcAACTTAGATGATTTTTCCGCATCTTTCGAAATCTCtggcaaaaaagtttttaagggAGCCAGCAAAGCGCTTCTCTCCATAATTAGTTTTGCCTTAATTCACTAGAAACTTCTAAGTTGTAGGTCAAAAGTTTCCTTAGCCATGAAATTCTGGAATTCCCtcgcaaatttaaaaaacatctgAAGAGACTTCTAAAACACACATCAATTTTTGTTTGCGATTTGATCTACTCAACCTAGCTTCAATACATCCCATATGTAATGTGTTTGGTATCCTGTAGAGTgacctaaaaatgtttttccagatTTCACCCTTATCGATGACGGGAGATTTGAGTGTAAAAGGTGCAAAGCTACCTATACAAAGAAGATCTACTTGAGGAAACACTTGATCTATGAGTGCACCGAAATCAACTCGAAGAATTGATCTACATATGTATTCACGGTGTAGTCTATTAGCCATAGTTAGGTTTACACCAAGGATTATAATCGTTAGTTAAGATGTATCGCTCGTTCTAAACCACATAATCTTAATGGCAAATATATGTTTTCCTGCTTTATCTTTAATGGTTTTCATGGAAGTGGCGTATACACATAAGCTCGGGAACTGATAGCTTAAAACTGCATAACAGCAAACTATTCTTAAGCAATCTTTGTAGAGTAAAccgttattttaatatttacttgaTGTGGATCATATTAACCATGTACTTTGACGGTAATAACTTGTAGGGTGCTGACATGATTCTTTTGTGTTTATGGAGCCATTTGAATACACGTAGATTTAGGTGACACGAATAGATTAATAACTATGTGGCGATTAAGcgcaaattaattataaaaagtcgATATTtcaatcataaaaatttagacTGTGAAAAGAGGAATGTATAAAGTCTTCTGTAGTTGAATACCTTTagtagtttaaattttaactaaaaaaatcctCGATGTCATCCAGGGCATCAAGCATCTGAAGAGAGGTTTTCGCCCTTCAGGTGCACTTCTGTATCTAAAGGTTTTATTCTCCTAGTTTTAACACccaaaatactttaaatatgttttgttTGAATTTGGCAACTGGAAAGCCCCACTAGAATGTACGAGGACATACCGGAAGAGGAAAAGTTGAATATTCGACGCTGAAATAAGATCACCAAACGCAAGTAAAAGTCTTCTAGGTAGttcaaaattatctttaaacaGTTCACATGTTGTATGTTATCTAtgtttaataaagtttattaaaaattcccttttACCTTCGAATCCACGAGAAGTGCAACTTAGACACCaggtattatttttctttttaggttTAACTAAAATAAGAGTTCCACTAAACTTTAGCTTTGTTGCAACAGGGTAGGAAGTCAATTTCAAATCATCAGAAATACTCAGAAATACATGGGATGAATTTCGACCGGTGTTTCTGATAGTTTGAGACTCAGGTACGGGATCAGTTTACCTCTCGGTAGGAACTCACTTGTTAGTAGATCAATTTCAtctttgataataaattaattacagCTACCTATGAGTGCCATTGCGGCAAAAGCTACAGATACATTGGTGGTTTGAAGGAGCACCAAAAGTGGTCTTGTGGAGTGGGAAAGAAGTGGTCCTGCGATCTGTGCTCTTACATTGCTAGATGGAAATCCAACCTTACGAAACATATACAAAGGAAGCATAAAACGTTTTAGTGTTCAATAAAAACCGTGATAATGGATGAAAAATTAGTAGGGACCAAACACtcttttacaaaaatgtagTGCGATcatgtataaaatatattttaaagtcAGGTATTGATATGGCATTTTCCACAATACAGTGGGCTCAATGATGGGAAGATCCATCTATTCCTAGCCGTTAATGCAGGAAAAACGTTGCAAAAGATTGATATAGTTTGACCTCAATAACTTATCTATCACTGAAATGAATACATGCACAAGCCGAAAAATGTTTTCGtttcttctttcttttcttcctttatttttttaatattttttctttccttctttCTTATATTTCCATAAtccattctgaaaaaatatctattaaaGATGcggtaaattaattttctctatAGTCACCTCTTCTTTCTCTCTCAGAAACTTTAATAGAAGTGGGGTTCCTGGACAGTCATGCTATCGTGAAATCTCTCACAAAAAGAAGAGGCACTTACGAGATATGTCAACCTCATGTCCAAAGCTTCTAGATTTGGTCTAATCACGTTTGTTCCAATATATTATCGATATTTCCGCATTAATTTTGACTTTCATTTACTTCTTTGTAATATTAGTTGTCGGTTACATGATTTGTCTAATTATGTCCTGTTGAGTGACCTAAACATATTTTCCAGATTTCACCCTTATTGATGACGGTAGATTTGAATGTAACAGGTGCAAGGCTACCTACACCAAGAAAATCTACTTAAGAAAACACCTGATCTATGAATGCAGCGAGATCAACACCAATAAATGATCTATGTGATCGCGTTTACAATAGCTTGTTAATTGTAGCCTAGGTTGATGTGTATTTAGGATTATAATTGTTAAGAATCGGCGACCGCTTTATGCTACtgatttgtaaataaaataagtgtAAAATGAAATAAGGCAGCTAAAAACTCGCCTAATGTTGGTCTTAGGCCAAGCAATGACGGATTTTCAATCGAAGATGGCAAACGCATTTCTTGGTCAATGTGTTATTCGTTTCgggtaattttttgcaattcctTCTCGATATACGGGGTGTGAAAAAGACCTGTAATATTTCAAagctttaatattaataattgcgTTGCTGTTCGCTCGGTGTCGAAAAAAAACGTTCCTCACATTTTCCAAACTCTtggtaaaacattttcaatgttaCAGGGAAATTCACACCCTCTACACCAAGAAGGAATGAGGAATTTTGACCACGAATGGCCTTTTCCGCGTTTATCTGAAAACATAGcatctgaaaataaatgtcCAAATTACAGCTAGCTAAAGCTAAACGAGTTTTTGGCTGTTCTACTTCATCTGACGCTTAGTTTATAATGTAATGTTTTTTCTTGCTTtatcatttaatgtttttttcttcaaatcttGCATACAGAGTGACTTACAATTTGTGTATGATACTGCCCTGAAACTAACGTTACTAGAATTAGTGGagttaagattttaaattcataGCATGAATGGGTTTAAGCAGCCTCTTCTCTCAAGTCCATCAGCGGTAATAACTTGGTTGATGCTGTTATGAGATTTCTTGTGTCCGACAAAGCTTCTAGGTGGAGTAAACGAGATGGGCTTTACTACAATGATACACAGGTATCACCAATTCAAGTGGAAATATAGGGATTTTGCtagtgggagaaggaccgcataaggtttaatatgcctccgacaaagaccaacgaagtgaGTTGCGAATCAGTGACTGACGTGGGCGGAGTTAGTCTAACGTTACCAGATTTTTCactgtttcagaatttttactaatataagtTCTAATTATGGATGaatcgtgtttttttttacttacactGCTACTTTTTGCTCTGATctttttaacaatttccaTCGTTGCAAAGGCAGCGAAAATGATACTAATCTAAAGTTCGAAGTGGAGACGTCAGCCGGATGAGCTGGTCcagtgggcggagtcagttcAGTGTTACCAGATCTTTCactgtttcagaatttttactaataaaagttttagtcACGGATTAATCGTTtttgtttcttaaatttatttacattgctgtTCTTTGCTctgatattgtttttaattttcatagtCGCGAAGGTAGTGAAATGGATCTACACATCAAAGTGGAGATGTCGGCCcgactgactccgcccacatCAGTCGCTGACTCACAACCCATTTAGTTGGTCTTTGCCAGAGACATATTCAACCTTAagcggtccttctcccacttgcacagTTCCTATATTTCTCCTTAAACTGGTCATACTTGTATAATTCTTCTTCAAGATAGATTGACTTTCAGGTGTCACCTCCGCAGGAGGCATTTCGACACACGTGGAATTGGTAATAGAATTGGGTGTAAATAGTTAAATTGTCAACATTAGCATGCAAATTGTCGACATAGTACTTAGAATTGATTGTAAGCTATTTGCAAAATGTCAGATATGGCAAAGGGAAGGGAACGCCGCTATTTTGTATCTTTATATTTAGGAACCAAACTAACTGCATGTCTCCTAGCTATTTACTACATTTTGTACGTTTCTGTTAATATAGTCGCAATTCTATGTGTTTTCCCATTTCTTCCAGAATTTATCAACACGTTGGACAATTACTTCATTAAACAACAAGATTCCTTCGTCTGCATTACTTGTCACAAGAAGTACAAGCACCGTACATCAGTATGGCGGCACATCAAGTACGAATGCAACAAAAAGCCTCAATTCAAGTGCTACGTTTGCGGCAAATGTGTGACTCAAAAAGCCACCCTCAAAACTCACATGGAAAACGTGCATGGCTTAGTTTACGTTAGCTCAGGTTTAAGACTGTATCATATGAATTGacgaattaatattaaaataaatttctatttttatacatGTAATCTCGTGacacaacatttttaattattattaataacagTAACCATAAACGAGTATTTTTAGGTATGTTCTCGATCTTTTGCCCAAATTGCGGACATGGTTACAAACACAAAGCCTCCCTCTATAATCACTTGACATGGGAGTGTGGGGTCAATGCGATGTTTGAGTGCATCTTCTGCGAGAAGAAATGCAAGAGAAAAATGCACATCATCTATCATTTAGTGCGGCGACATCAAATATGCAGGAGAAACATAGTTTTCGTAGATAGAACCCGGTATTCGATTGCTCCTTAGAGGAGCAATTTTGGTAATGgttgtaatttatttgtaatgtTAATTTATACATCGAGTTCGAAAAATGTCTCTTTAATCGCTTCCTTTTCCACGCGAAGGCAGTTGTAAATCCTGGTGCTAACAGACCTGTATCTTTTTAGAGAAACATGTGTGTCCGAAATGTGGCAAAAAGTATGTGCACATGCCATCTCTTGAGAGACATATTCAAACAAGTTGCAGGAAAATCCGTTGGTTCTCCTGCTTGTTCGAACGCTGTACGTACAAGAGCAATAGAAGGGAAAACGCTAAGCGACATTTAGCCACTATACATGGGATCAAAGGTGCTGTTTTAGAATAGTTTATGCTTTTTATTTATGCCGAAAACACAATGTTGTATTGTTCATTTGTGATTAGTTTTTTATGATCTTTTAAGGGGAAAGGattaatttgcttttcaaTCATACGTGGAATACAGGTTGCACTTATGGAAAAACCACACTGTTTTATTGCTCTCTTATTCGATCTCAATTTTCAAGTCTCTGGATACCAATAACTTGTATGGAGCCGTTGTGACTTTTCCTCCGAAACTACCGAATGACCAAGGTGGGGTGATTACAGAGTTTTCCACGGTTGAAATAAAGACTGAACTACGagaaaaacgttattttattgattttttgacCGGATCTTTCTGATGGTGGAAAGGAAAGAAGTTGATTCTCGTTGAATCGCTGATCATCATCCGCGAATGACAAGCTTGTGTTAGATCATTTGAAGAAGTGTTGactgtaattttcatttcgtcATGCCCGCCCCTTTCTTGCAACTTGCTGTTACTGTTGAATTGGTGAATTAAAATATCCGATGTTTACAATTGAGAGTATTATTTACATGGACCAACCTCGCTTCTGATATACCTTGAAGCCAAAAAATTGCGTATCCCCCCTCCCCTTCTTCCTTTTTCTTAGGCAATCCCCACggcttttattttctttatttcccctacttaatttctctttatttttccaGGCGGTTTCAAATGCGACGATTGTGGACGGATTTATAGGTACCGAAGCACCCTAAGAACGCACCATAAATTGGAATGTGGAAAACAGCCCATGAACGCTTGCACATTGTGCGACTATCGCTGTTTCCAGCCTGGAAATTTGAAGAGGCATATGGTGCTCAAACACTGCATCAACGTACGACCTCTGAATCTAAAATCGAAACTCGTCAGGAAATGATGGTTCCATTCACGGTGATTCAATTCAAGAATGGTAGAATTTTGGACATATTCTTTCCAGCTCTAggaaatatatgtatgttttgTTAGAAGATgacattttcatattatttcgcttaaaaataaaggtagtTTTTGAGCTTTAGCTATGATTTCTATGCCCAATATCATTACTTTCCAGAAATGCTTAACTAACTCAACGGTTACCGAGGTTTACTAATTTTAGGAGTGACCCGTCCATCCAAACACCGCGTTTACAGGAAAATTGGGAATTTCTCTTGCGACAAGTGCGGCAGGAATTACAATCGCTACGATTCACTGCAAAGACACCAAAAATACGAATGCGGGAACCAAAGACACTTTGCCTGCACTTTTTGTCCTTGGATGAGTAAGAGGAAGTCGCATTTGTACGAGCACGTTCGCAACAACCATTCCAACATTGCTAAGCAATTCTTCAGGGAGCTAGGACTCGGtctcaagaaaatttaaattgagatttaagtgattttgtctatatatatttaatgaCAATTTGGGTTAA
Encoded here:
- the LOC136411621 gene encoding zinc finger protein 32-like, which codes for MDRAALKAGGYPCPTCDRFYKHRSSLYNHLTYECGKAKRFECTIASCNYKTKRKGSLSNHMVKFAQDLNGRFMCPNCNSSYKQKGHLVRHIKYECGVEPQFECQVCFRRFRHKSNLKAHYIFLHKARA